The Brevinematales bacterium genome contains the following window.
GCGCCGATAAGAAATACCCCTAAAGCTAAAACTAAAACTTTTTTCATAAATACCTCCTCCGAAATTCATTGATTATAATTCGGGGATAAAAAAAAGTAAAAGTATAATGATGCAATATTTAGTAAAATTACGCGGATATCTGTAATCCTGTGAAAAGTGGTGGGGTACATGGAAACATTATCCTATCTATTTCCTGCCACTGCCGAAAATGCGGGTTTTTCCTAGCGATTTGCTATCCCCGATTCTTGCCGAAATCCCGATTTGATATTATACTTTTATATTGCGCATATCAGTGCCGGAGGGAACATGGCGAAAGCTAAATGGCGTTCTACTACAATAATCGCGGTTCGTCGTGACGGAAAAGTCGCGATGGCGGGCGACGGACAGGTAACATTCGGCGAAACTGTCATCAAGGACAGCGCGAATAAAATCCGTACCCTCCGTAAGGGTTCCGTGCTCGCGGGTTTCGCGGGTTCGGCCGCCGACGCGTTCGCCCTCCTGGAGAAGTTCGAAGGCAAGCTCGAGGAATATTCCGGCGACTTAGTCCGCGCGAGCGTCCAATTAGCGAAGGAATGGCGCACCGATAAGATTCTCCGTCAACTGGAAGCGATGATTGTGGTCGCGGATAAAAAGAGCACGCTGGTCATATCCGGTAACGGTAACGTGCTCGAACCTGAGAACGATGTTGCGGCGATCGGTTCCGGCGGACAGTATGCGCGCGCCGCGGCGCTGGCGCTCATGCGTTCCGGCGTGAAAATATCCGCCATGGATATTGCGCGCGACTCTCTCAAGATAGCGTCTGAAATCTGTATTTATACCAATTCCAATATTCAAGTGGAAGAAATTTCGGAGTAAACAATGCCCCCGGTTAACGAGAACGATACGCTCCAGTTATTTGATAATGATATGCGGAAATTCCGCCCGAAAGATATTGTCGAACTGCTCGATCAGTATATAGTCGGGCAGGATCGCGCTAAGCGGCTGGTCGCCCTCGCGCTCCGTAACCGCATGCGCCGAAAACTGGTGCCCATGGAGCTTCGCGAGGAGATCGCGCCGAAGAATATACTGATGATCGGGCCTACCGGGGTAGGAAAAACCGAGATAGCCCGGCGTATTTCTCAGTTGGTCGACGCACCCTTCGTGAAGGTCGAGGCCACCAAGTTTACCGAACGCGGCTATGTCGGGCGCGATGTCGAATATATGATCCGCGCGCTCGTGAACCATTCGGTCAACCGGATCAAATCCCGGATGCGCGATGAGGTCCGTGAATCGGTGATTCCCGAGGTCAACAAAATCCTCCAGAAAGCGGTGTGGAGTCAGTTGAGCGAGCAGGGCGAGGTCGTCGAGTTCGAGATGCTGCCCGCCGATAAACGCAAGCTCCGTTCGGATATCACGAAAAAGCTGAGCGTGGGAGAATACGATAATACGGTAATCGAGATCAAGGTCAAGAAAAAGCCAGTCGCGATATTCCCGATGATCGATATGTTTCCGGGGATGGACGATGTGGAGACCAACTTCCAGTCGCTATTCGGCGGCGAGGGCGGGATAGAGACCGAGGAAAAGCGCAAGATGGCCGTCAAGGACGCGCGCGATACGCTGACCGAACAATTTTTAGATGAACGGATTGATAAAGATAAAGCGATTCAGTTGGGGTTGAAATGGGCGCAGGAAATGGGCATCATTTTTCTGGACGAGATCGATAAGATCGCGGATAAGGCGTCCGGGCATGGTCCCGACGTATCGCGCGAGGGTGTCCAACGCGACCTTCTGCCGATAGTAGAAGGGACGACCGTCAGCACCAAGTACGGAGTCATCAAGACCGACCATATCCTTTTTATCGCCGCCGGGGCGTTTCATATTTCAAAGCCCTCCGATATGATACCCGAGCTCCAGGGGAGATTCCCTATCCGGGTGGAGATGGAAAGCCTGACGCGCGCCGATCTGAAGCGAATCCTAGTCGAGCCGAAAAGCTCGCTGATCCGTCAGTACACCGAGCTTCTCGAGACCGAAGGGGTGAAGATTACTTTCAACGAGGCGGCGTATGACAAGATCGCCGAGCTCGCGTTCGAAATAAACAGTACTCTCGAAGATATCGGCGCCCGCCGCCTCCACACGATCATGGAATTCCTGATGGAGGATATTTCGTTCAACGCGCCCGATATGCCGGGTGAAAAGGTGAAGATCACCAGCGAGTATGTGAAGGAACGGCTCAGCAAGATTATAAAAGACAGCGATGTCACAAAGTATATCTTATAGGCGGAGAGTTGCATGGAAACGATGACCATCATCTATATCAGCATGGGCGTACTAGCCGCGATACTGATATTTTTATATAGCCTCCCCGTGATACGCGGAAAGCTCAGCGAAGGGAAGAGCGCCGAAGGGGAGGAAGTCCGCGCGGTTAAACAATCTCCCGCCGGGACCGAAAAAGTCTGCCCGGTCTGTAAGACCCCGCTTTCCGAAGAAGACGTCGTTTATGTAAAAACATATAAGGCACAGCCCGAAGATAAGGTGTTTGTCAAGGGTTGTTCCTACTGTTACGACCCCAATAAAGCGAAACGGGGATAGTGATGCTTGTTAATTCTTCATGCCTCCCGTGTATCACCAATCAGGTCGAACGGTTAATCAGGATGACTACGAGCGACGATGCGCATGTAACTGCTATCCGCAGGATAATAGACGAGCTGATCAGGGAGAAACGGAACGGAAAGGTCAGTCCTCCCGAAATCGCGCAGATTGTTTATCTGGTGCTTGCCCGTCACTCCGGCGTAACCGACCCGTTCCGCGCGGAAAAGGAAACCTCGAATAGCGAGGCGATGGAACTCTACCCGGTATTCAAGGAATATGTCGCGCGCGCATCGGACAAGGTTTCCGCCGCGGTAAAACTGGCGGCGCTCGGGAATATTATCGATTACGCGATACTGGGGCATGTTCCCGACGCGGACACGATTTTACATGAAGCGGACAGCACTCAGTTCCGGGTCGATGAATTTAACCGGTTTATGGAAGAAATCGGGCATGCTAAAACATTACTTTATATTTTGGATAACAGCGGGGAAATCGTACTGGACAGAGTCCTGATGGAAACCCTGCTGGAAAGATTTCCCGCGCTATCGATTACCGCGGTAACCCGTTCCGGGCCGGTCATCAACGATGTGACTCTCGAAGATGCGCGCGCGGTCGGCCTCGACAGGATCGTGAGGGTGATTTCACCCGGAGGCGAGCCTATTCCCGGGATACCGCCCGTCCGTACCCCGGAGTTCTCGGCGGTATTCGACGGATCGGACGTCGTGCTCGCGAAGGGGCAGGGGAACTTTGAATCCCGCGCGATCGACCGCCCGGTATACCACTTATTCAAAATCAAGTGCGGTGTGGTAGCGGAATTCACTGGATACCCGGAAAACAGTTTAATATTTTCTTACCGGAGCGGCCCGGATGAAGACGGACGATAAAAAACAGCCCGCCGGCGCGCGGAAAATTATCCTCAGATTGACGCTCATCCTTGCTGTCACTGTATTCGCGGTATTCCTGACCTCGCTCGGGGTGGTTCAGTTCTACCCTGCATCGGAGGATATGAATTGTACGAAGGAACTTGCCGTAATATTCGGAGCCGGTATTAAAAAAGAAGGCCCGAGTATCGCGCTCCAGATGCGTCTCGATAAGGGATTGGAGCTCTACCAGCAAAAAAAGGTGCGTTTCTTTTTTATCAGCGGGACGATGTACGAAGTGCGGAGTATGAAGGTCTACCTGATTAAACATGGGGTATCGCAATCGAACATCATCGAAGATAAAATGGGAGTGACGACTCACGAAACAATGGAAAATGTGAAGGATTACACGATAGAAAATAATGTCAACGGAATTGTGTTCATCAGCCAGAAGTATCACATTCCGAGAATAGTGTTGTTTGCCGGACGCAGCGGGATTACGAACGCGGAGTTTATCGCCGCCGAACGTAAGGAGATTCGCCTCAAGGAGTTGTGGATATACACCCTCCGCGAGGCGTTGGCGCTCGTTCGAGCCTTTATACTTGGGTACTGAAATGGAAAATGCTAACATTGCCGAGATTTTTTCTTCGATTCAAGGGGAGGGCCCCGAAGCGGGAATTCCCTACACGTTTGTACGTTTTACCGGATGCAACCTTCAATGCAGGTACTGCGATACCGAATGGGCGAACGAGCCGTTGGAATCCGCGCGCGTATTGAAATGCAGTACGGACATCGCGGAGCATCACTTTAACCCCATCTCGGCGGAGGACTGCCTGGGGATATTGGCGGGCTTCAAGCATCGCAATATCTGCTTTACCGGCGGGGAGCCCATGCTTCAATCCGGGTTTATCGAGGCTATTCTCGGTAAACTGAAGGGGAAGCGCCTGATGATGGAAACGAACGGTACATTGCGGGATAATATCACCTCGGCGCTTCTCGAACGGATTGACGTCTGGTCGGTCGATATCAAGCTCCCGTCGGTCTCCGGCGAGAATGTGATGGACGATAACCGTTACTTCCTGCAAAGGCTGGTAGACGCGAAGCAGGTGGTGATCAAGACGGTATTTTCCGGCGAAACCCCGGTATCGGAACTGGAGGCCGCGCTTTCGATGGCGGACGAGTTCTATAAAATAAACCCACGTATGTCGTTCGTGTTCCAGCCGGTGACCGAGGAAGACAGGGTGCTCGCGGGCGATAACCTCGAGGTAATCTGCAAACTGATCGACAACTATAATTTCGAGATCAGGGTTCTGCCGCAGGTGCACAAGATACTGAAGTTATTATAACAGCCGGTCAGACTACCGATATTGAATCCCTAGAAATAGCCGGGCTTGATGACAAACAAGAAAATTCGGGCATTTCCTGTCACCGCGAGTACCCGAAGGGTGTAAAGCAGTCTATCTTTATTCATTATATGGTATTGCAATAGATTGCTTCAACCGCGCTTC
Protein-coding sequences here:
- the hslV gene encoding ATP-dependent protease subunit HslV; the protein is MAKAKWRSTTIIAVRRDGKVAMAGDGQVTFGETVIKDSANKIRTLRKGSVLAGFAGSAADAFALLEKFEGKLEEYSGDLVRASVQLAKEWRTDKILRQLEAMIVVADKKSTLVISGNGNVLEPENDVAAIGSGGQYARAAALALMRSGVKISAMDIARDSLKIASEICIYTNSNIQVEEISE
- the hslU gene encoding ATP-dependent protease ATPase subunit HslU, with protein sequence MPPVNENDTLQLFDNDMRKFRPKDIVELLDQYIVGQDRAKRLVALALRNRMRRKLVPMELREEIAPKNILMIGPTGVGKTEIARRISQLVDAPFVKVEATKFTERGYVGRDVEYMIRALVNHSVNRIKSRMRDEVRESVIPEVNKILQKAVWSQLSEQGEVVEFEMLPADKRKLRSDITKKLSVGEYDNTVIEIKVKKKPVAIFPMIDMFPGMDDVETNFQSLFGGEGGIETEEKRKMAVKDARDTLTEQFLDERIDKDKAIQLGLKWAQEMGIIFLDEIDKIADKASGHGPDVSREGVQRDLLPIVEGTTVSTKYGVIKTDHILFIAAGAFHISKPSDMIPELQGRFPIRVEMESLTRADLKRILVEPKSSLIRQYTELLETEGVKITFNEAAYDKIAELAFEINSTLEDIGARRLHTIMEFLMEDISFNAPDMPGEKVKITSEYVKERLSKIIKDSDVTKYIL
- a CDS encoding DUF89 family protein yields the protein MLVNSSCLPCITNQVERLIRMTTSDDAHVTAIRRIIDELIREKRNGKVSPPEIAQIVYLVLARHSGVTDPFRAEKETSNSEAMELYPVFKEYVARASDKVSAAVKLAALGNIIDYAILGHVPDADTILHEADSTQFRVDEFNRFMEEIGHAKTLLYILDNSGEIVLDRVLMETLLERFPALSITAVTRSGPVINDVTLEDARAVGLDRIVRVISPGGEPIPGIPPVRTPEFSAVFDGSDVVLAKGQGNFESRAIDRPVYHLFKIKCGVVAEFTGYPENSLIFSYRSGPDEDGR
- a CDS encoding YdcF family protein; protein product: MKTDDKKQPAGARKIILRLTLILAVTVFAVFLTSLGVVQFYPASEDMNCTKELAVIFGAGIKKEGPSIALQMRLDKGLELYQQKKVRFFFISGTMYEVRSMKVYLIKHGVSQSNIIEDKMGVTTHETMENVKDYTIENNVNGIVFISQKYHIPRIVLFAGRSGITNAEFIAAERKEIRLKELWIYTLREALALVRAFILGY
- a CDS encoding 7-carboxy-7-deazaguanine synthase QueE, whose product is MENANIAEIFSSIQGEGPEAGIPYTFVRFTGCNLQCRYCDTEWANEPLESARVLKCSTDIAEHHFNPISAEDCLGILAGFKHRNICFTGGEPMLQSGFIEAILGKLKGKRLMMETNGTLRDNITSALLERIDVWSVDIKLPSVSGENVMDDNRYFLQRLVDAKQVVIKTVFSGETPVSELEAALSMADEFYKINPRMSFVFQPVTEEDRVLAGDNLEVICKLIDNYNFEIRVLPQVHKILKLL